One segment of Setaria viridis chromosome 4, Setaria_viridis_v4.0, whole genome shotgun sequence DNA contains the following:
- the LOC117853695 gene encoding uncharacterized protein yields the protein MQPSIEVLREKKLPKLDEHLHFPSATTQVMDKAEMMKETEAVKDNSVTATDGICTASILKNSSHRDGAIYKGNWEECYLIDIADRKESKGSKYLSCSYSLFLGHLQTMSSIDMYGFVYGRWIRPLGSLIEMSGPKRGIPMLSDVLTEFDMRIKNGEKEEDDLQLIDGLIHYDERMWWCPFTAY from the exons ATGCAACCCAGTATTGAAGTGTTACGCGAGAAGAAGCTACCTAAGTTGGATGAGCACCTTCATTTCCCTTCTGCTACCACCCAAGTAATGGATAAAGCAGAGATGATGAAGGAGACAGAGGCAGTCAAAGATAACAGTGTCACAGCCACCGATGGTATATGCACTGCGTCAATCCTTAAGAATAGCAGCCACCGTGATGGTGCTATATATAAGGGAAATTGGGAAGAATGTTATCTTATTGATATTGCTGACCGTAAAGAGAGCAAGGGATCCAAATATCTTTCCTGTTCTTATTCATTATTCTTAGGACATTTGCAAACTATGTCATCAATTGATATGTATGGGTTTGTATATGGGCGTTGGATACGCCCATTG GGTTCTCTCATCGAGATGTCTGGCCCTAAGAGGGGCATTCCAATGCTTTCGGATGTTCTAACCGAATTTGACATGAGGATCAAGAAtggagagaaagaggaagacGACCTCCAGCTGATTGACGGACTAATACACTACGATGAACGCATGTGGTGGTGTCCGTTCACAGCCTATTAG